A portion of the Stigmatella aurantiaca DW4/3-1 genome contains these proteins:
- a CDS encoding S41 family peptidase, with protein sequence MERTGTPEQLASFLERTRGSEPGGGEVLDQARELLEQAYVHLPDNQASGLDPLSLLAALQRTPSLDRVQLYRELLAIFARLGDRHTHCSLPEPFASQIAFLPFLVGEFHERGERQLAVLHSAMGVLERGDVLLSWNGAAMAEVIGRQLEWQHGANPEARHAKAVQTLTFRPLALMPPPEEESVVLECVSATGRRRTVRVDWRVTDAAWLSRHFSSFQQGASMAELGQEGGISSRRVNTSKGAFGYIRVNSFLGRPEPFLEHFSRALEDMPRQGVILDMRSCEDGIVQIGERLLQLFTPRRIQPEPFQFRVTALTLDLVRSVPALAGWREAVERAAAQGRTYSEALPLTPEGEANGIGQKYAGAVVLLTSALTYSTAEMFAAGFQDHGIGQVVGSAARTGGGGASPWPQSMLFKLSGRAAFRPLPGGPLFRVAVRRCQRVHAQAGTPLEREGVVPDVLHLPTRADLFEQDRDLLEVAGQVLSRMQ encoded by the coding sequence ATGGAGCGGACTGGCACACCAGAGCAGCTCGCCTCCTTCCTGGAGCGCACGCGGGGCTCGGAGCCTGGCGGTGGCGAGGTCCTCGACCAGGCCCGCGAGCTGTTGGAGCAGGCTTATGTTCACCTGCCCGACAACCAGGCCTCGGGATTGGATCCGCTGAGCTTGCTGGCAGCGCTTCAGCGCACGCCGTCCCTGGATCGGGTCCAGCTGTACCGGGAGTTGCTCGCGATCTTCGCGCGGCTGGGAGATCGCCACACCCATTGCAGCCTGCCCGAGCCTTTCGCGAGCCAGATTGCGTTCCTGCCCTTCTTGGTAGGGGAGTTCCACGAGCGAGGCGAGCGGCAGCTCGCGGTGCTCCACTCCGCCATGGGTGTGCTGGAGCGTGGGGATGTCCTCCTCTCCTGGAATGGCGCCGCCATGGCGGAAGTGATCGGACGCCAACTGGAGTGGCAGCACGGTGCCAATCCCGAGGCCCGGCACGCCAAGGCGGTGCAAACGCTGACCTTCCGTCCCCTGGCGCTGATGCCACCTCCCGAGGAGGAATCGGTCGTCCTGGAGTGTGTGTCCGCCACGGGACGGAGGCGGACGGTGCGGGTGGACTGGCGCGTGACGGATGCCGCGTGGCTCTCGCGGCACTTCTCTTCCTTCCAGCAGGGAGCCTCCATGGCTGAGCTGGGGCAGGAGGGAGGTATCTCCTCGCGCCGGGTGAACACCTCGAAGGGGGCGTTTGGGTACATCCGGGTGAACTCATTCCTGGGCCGTCCCGAGCCCTTCTTGGAGCACTTCTCCCGAGCGCTGGAGGACATGCCCCGCCAAGGGGTGATCCTGGACATGCGGAGCTGCGAGGACGGGATCGTGCAGATTGGGGAGCGGCTGCTCCAGCTCTTCACCCCGCGGAGGATCCAGCCCGAGCCCTTTCAGTTTCGGGTCACGGCGCTGACCTTGGATCTCGTCCGCTCGGTGCCAGCCCTCGCTGGCTGGCGAGAGGCCGTCGAGCGCGCGGCGGCCCAGGGCCGGACCTACTCGGAGGCGCTGCCGCTGACGCCCGAGGGAGAGGCCAATGGGATTGGCCAGAAGTACGCAGGTGCCGTCGTGCTCCTCACGAGCGCACTGACCTACAGCACGGCCGAGATGTTTGCCGCGGGGTTTCAGGATCACGGCATCGGGCAGGTGGTGGGGTCCGCCGCTCGTACGGGAGGCGGGGGTGCTTCTCCTTGGCCACAGAGCATGCTCTTCAAGCTCAGCGGCAGGGCCGCCTTTCGCCCTTTGCCCGGTGGCCCCTTGTTTCGCGTCGCCGTCCGAAGGTGTCAGCGCGTGCATGCGCAGGCGGGAACGCCTCTCGAGCGCGAGGGGGTCGTCCCCGATGTGCTCCACCTGCCAACGCGGGCGGATCTCTTCGAGCAGGACAGGGACCTCTTGGAAGTGGCGGGCCAGGTGCTGTCACGGATGCAGTAG
- a CDS encoding polyprenyl synthetase family protein, translating to MSAANLSARAHEATSSIDFRRRLHERQQLVARALDEHFPPGAGHLTAAIREALLADGKRLRPILCLEACEWVGGSVKAALPAACALEMIHKMTLVHDDLPAMDDAETRNGRPALHKVHGEALAILAGDALLVHAFGLLASTRGVPAERVTVAIRRLCQALGTTGLAGGQALDVLSQTEGVTPEKLDHVHTWKTASFFEVAIVIGAEMGGADASQVEALARYGMLLGRAFQISDDLLDARDEKGKVEGEVTNYVQLHGVEGARRKLRELLNQAVSSIASVKGGDIQLLAGITELVWERSWNAEEEEGHHGNDA from the coding sequence ATGTCCGCAGCGAACTTGTCAGCCAGAGCCCATGAGGCGACGTCCAGCATCGACTTCCGGCGGCGGCTGCATGAGCGGCAACAGCTCGTGGCACGGGCGCTGGACGAGCACTTCCCCCCGGGAGCGGGGCACCTGACGGCGGCGATCCGGGAAGCGTTGCTCGCGGACGGCAAGCGGCTCAGGCCCATTCTCTGCCTGGAGGCCTGCGAGTGGGTGGGAGGGAGCGTCAAGGCGGCGCTGCCCGCCGCCTGCGCGCTCGAGATGATCCACAAGATGACGCTGGTGCACGATGACCTACCGGCCATGGATGATGCGGAGACGCGCAACGGCCGGCCGGCACTGCACAAGGTGCATGGCGAGGCGCTGGCCATCCTCGCCGGGGATGCGCTGCTGGTGCATGCGTTCGGGCTGCTGGCATCCACCCGAGGCGTTCCCGCGGAACGGGTGACCGTTGCGATCAGGCGTTTGTGCCAAGCGCTGGGCACCACCGGTCTGGCCGGAGGACAAGCCCTGGATGTGCTCTCTCAGACGGAGGGAGTGACGCCCGAGAAGCTCGATCACGTTCACACCTGGAAGACCGCGAGCTTCTTCGAGGTGGCCATCGTTATTGGCGCGGAGATGGGGGGCGCGGACGCATCCCAGGTCGAGGCGCTGGCCCGCTACGGGATGCTGCTCGGCAGGGCGTTCCAGATCTCCGATGACCTTCTGGACGCCCGGGACGAAAAGGGGAAGGTCGAAGGAGAGGTGACGAACTACGTCCAGCTCCACGGGGTGGAAGGCGCCCGGCGCAAGCTGCGCGAACTGCTGAACCAGGCGGTCTCGTCGATCGCCTCGGTGAAGGGGGGAGACATCCAGCTGCTGGCTGGAATCACGGAACTCGTCTGGGAGCGTTCCTGGAACGCGGAAGAAGAGGAGGGTCACCATGGCAATGACGCTTGA
- a CDS encoding RiPP maturation radical SAM C-methyltransferase — protein sequence MAMTLEAVPAQYDVCLLSMPFPVLNQPSMALGLLKPALTQAGLSVKTLYPCLWFAEEVGLDAYVAICDSKQEFLVGEWIFAEAAFPGFQPDLDTYLERVLSAPVSRGLLKKSRFSGDPHAALRAARQAAKGFIERVAARVLELQPRIVGCTSTFTQHCASLAVLRKIRELAPEVVTVMGGANCEGEMGVSARRNFPWVDFVVSGEGELLFPKLCQSILEHGRDIPAQQLPHGLIGEAQLRLPAGAPAPRASVTRMDTTPVPDFDDYFEEILSSPLRPFIFPGLAMETSRGCWWGKKHHCTFCGLNGGNMDFRSKSADRVISELSELSTKYGIRKFNIVDNIMDLAYIQDLAPRITSDTPYTLFFETKVNLKRAQLERIAAAGIRRLQPGVESMHDEILRLVDKGTTALQNIQLLKWAREIGIFITWNFLWDVPGEQDAWYGEMAAWLPWVTHLQPPGVDRIQFHRFSPYHQRPASFGLTLEPYPLYSHVYPLTPEELGGLAYYFHDPRRRSAKEELERRPHLRQTMREIAQWNKLWNRGGFEGTWEKPVLRMFDEGERLRLMDTRPCAPASEQILTGLAKQVYQQCDAIQTLKSLLEGLAKHGVEGASPGDVQAILDDLVKRKLLLRQGERFIALALREISRIPDSDEDFPGGYTDVDAWRQALTL from the coding sequence ATGGCAATGACGCTTGAAGCCGTTCCGGCTCAGTACGACGTTTGCCTGTTGTCGATGCCTTTTCCCGTGCTGAACCAGCCCTCCATGGCGCTGGGGTTGCTGAAGCCCGCGCTGACGCAAGCCGGGTTGTCGGTGAAGACGCTTTACCCGTGCCTGTGGTTCGCAGAGGAGGTGGGACTGGATGCCTACGTCGCCATCTGTGACAGCAAGCAGGAGTTCCTCGTGGGGGAGTGGATCTTCGCCGAGGCCGCTTTCCCCGGCTTCCAACCGGATCTGGACACCTATCTGGAGCGCGTGCTGTCCGCGCCGGTGTCCCGAGGGCTGTTGAAGAAGAGCCGCTTCAGCGGCGATCCCCACGCGGCCCTGCGAGCGGCGCGCCAGGCCGCCAAGGGCTTCATCGAGCGGGTGGCGGCCCGCGTCCTGGAACTCCAGCCCCGCATCGTCGGGTGCACCTCCACGTTCACCCAGCACTGTGCCTCATTGGCGGTCCTCCGGAAGATCCGCGAACTGGCGCCGGAGGTCGTCACCGTCATGGGAGGGGCCAACTGCGAGGGAGAGATGGGCGTGAGCGCGCGGCGCAACTTCCCCTGGGTGGACTTCGTGGTTTCGGGGGAGGGGGAGCTGCTCTTTCCCAAGCTCTGCCAGAGCATCCTGGAGCATGGGCGGGACATTCCTGCGCAGCAGTTGCCCCATGGTCTCATCGGGGAAGCGCAATTGCGCCTGCCCGCGGGGGCCCCGGCTCCCAGGGCCTCGGTCACCCGCATGGACACCACGCCCGTGCCAGATTTCGATGACTACTTCGAGGAGATCCTGTCCTCGCCGCTGAGGCCCTTCATCTTCCCGGGGCTCGCCATGGAGACCTCACGGGGGTGCTGGTGGGGCAAGAAGCACCACTGCACGTTCTGCGGGCTGAACGGCGGCAACATGGACTTCCGTTCCAAGAGCGCCGACCGCGTCATCTCGGAGTTGTCCGAGCTGTCCACGAAGTATGGCATCCGAAAGTTCAACATCGTGGACAACATCATGGACCTTGCCTACATCCAGGATCTGGCGCCACGCATCACGTCGGATACGCCCTACACGCTCTTCTTCGAGACGAAGGTCAACCTGAAGCGTGCTCAGCTGGAGCGGATCGCCGCCGCCGGGATCCGGCGCCTCCAGCCCGGCGTCGAGAGCATGCACGACGAGATCCTCCGGCTGGTGGATAAGGGAACCACGGCACTGCAGAACATCCAGCTCCTCAAGTGGGCGCGCGAGATTGGGATCTTCATTACCTGGAACTTCTTGTGGGATGTGCCCGGGGAGCAGGACGCGTGGTACGGCGAGATGGCCGCATGGCTGCCCTGGGTGACCCACCTCCAGCCGCCAGGGGTGGATCGCATCCAGTTCCACCGCTTCAGCCCCTACCACCAGCGGCCCGCCAGCTTCGGTCTCACGCTTGAGCCGTACCCCCTCTATTCGCACGTCTACCCGCTCACCCCGGAGGAGCTGGGTGGACTGGCCTACTACTTCCATGACCCCCGCCGACGGTCCGCCAAGGAGGAGCTGGAGCGGCGGCCGCACCTGAGGCAGACGATGCGGGAGATCGCTCAGTGGAACAAGCTGTGGAACCGAGGGGGGTTCGAAGGCACCTGGGAAAAGCCCGTACTGCGGATGTTCGATGAAGGCGAGCGCCTGCGCCTGATGGACACGCGGCCCTGCGCCCCTGCGAGCGAGCAGATCCTCACGGGACTCGCGAAGCAGGTCTACCAGCAGTGTGACGCGATTCAGACCTTGAAGAGCTTGCTCGAAGGCCTGGCAAAGCACGGCGTCGAGGGAGCCTCGCCAGGGGACGTCCAGGCCATCCTGGACGACCTGGTGAAGCGCAAGCTGCTGCTGCGGCAGGGCGAGCGGTTCATCGCCCTGGCCTTGCGCGAGATATCCCGGATCCCCGACTCGGATGAGGACTTCCCCGGTGGCTACACGGATGTGGATGCCTGGCGCCAGGCCCTGACGCTTTAG